The proteins below are encoded in one region of Desulfobaccales bacterium:
- the recA gene encoding recombinase RecA, with amino-acid sequence MTSDTADKAKALAQALGQIEKHYGKGAIMRLGEDEKIEVPVIPSGSLGLDLALGIGGFPRGRVIEIFGPESSGKTTLALHAIAEAQRLGGVAAFIDAEHALDVQYARKLGVKTEDLLISQPDSGEQALEIAEILVRSNAVDVVVVDSVAALVPRSELEGDMGDAQMGSQARLMSQALRKLTAAISKTQTTMIFINQIRQKIGVLFGNPETTTGGNALKFYASLRLDIRRLGAIKEGDETIGYRTRVKVVKNKLAPPFREAEFDILFGQGLSREGEILDMAVDAGLIAKSGAWYSYNNDRLAQGREKAKAYLKEHPEFTAELERQMRALHGLAPVASPPPAAPLPLEQEAP; translated from the coding sequence ATGACCAGCGACACTGCGGACAAAGCCAAGGCCCTGGCCCAGGCCCTGGGTCAGATCGAAAAGCATTACGGCAAGGGCGCCATCATGCGCCTGGGTGAAGACGAGAAGATCGAGGTGCCGGTGATCCCCTCCGGCTCCCTGGGCCTGGATCTGGCCCTGGGGATCGGCGGCTTCCCCCGGGGCCGGGTGATCGAGATCTTCGGGCCGGAATCCTCCGGCAAGACCACCCTGGCCCTGCACGCCATCGCCGAGGCCCAGCGGCTGGGGGGCGTGGCCGCCTTCATCGACGCCGAACACGCCCTGGATGTGCAGTATGCCCGCAAGCTGGGGGTCAAGACCGAGGACCTCCTCATCTCCCAGCCCGACTCCGGCGAGCAGGCCCTGGAGATCGCCGAGATCCTGGTGCGTTCCAACGCCGTGGACGTGGTGGTGGTGGACTCGGTGGCCGCCCTGGTGCCCCGAAGCGAGCTGGAGGGCGACATGGGGGACGCCCAGATGGGCTCCCAGGCCCGGCTCATGAGCCAGGCCCTGCGCAAGCTCACCGCGGCCATCAGCAAGACCCAGACCACCATGATCTTCATCAACCAGATCCGCCAGAAGATCGGGGTGCTCTTCGGCAACCCGGAGACCACCACCGGCGGCAACGCCCTCAAGTTCTACGCCTCCCTGCGTCTGGACATCCGCCGCCTGGGCGCCATCAAGGAGGGGGACGAGACCATCGGCTACCGCACCCGGGTGAAGGTGGTGAAAAACAAGCTGGCCCCGCCCTTTAGGGAGGCGGAGTTCGACATCCTCTTCGGCCAGGGCCTCTCCCGGGAGGGGGAGATTTTGGACATGGCGGTGGATGCCGGCCTCATTGCCAAAAGCGGCGCCTGGTACAGCTACAATAACGACCGTTTGGCCCAGGGCCGGGAAAAGGCCAAGGCCTATCTTAAGGAACACCCCGAGTTTACCGCCGAGCTGGAGCGGCAGATGAGGGCCCTGCACGGCCTGGCGCCGGTGGCCTCCCCGCCGCCGGCGGCGCCGCTCCCCCTGGAGCAGGAGGCCCCATGA
- a CDS encoding CinA family protein, which translates to MAMTEQLEERLGQLLRTRGLTLAVAESCSGGLICHRITNVPGASDYFLGGVVTYSNQAKAELLRVPEATLATHGAVSAETATAMATGVRERFHAQVSVAVTGIAGPTGGTPQKPVGTVFIAVAGPKRVEARRFAFQGGREQIKAQTAEAALTWLVEELAP; encoded by the coding sequence ATGGCGATGACCGAGCAGCTCGAAGAAAGGCTGGGGCAACTGCTCAGGACCCGGGGCCTGACCCTGGCGGTGGCGGAGTCCTGCTCCGGCGGCCTCATCTGCCACCGCATCACCAACGTGCCCGGCGCCTCGGACTACTTTCTGGGCGGGGTGGTGACCTACAGCAACCAGGCCAAGGCGGAGCTTCTCCGCGTGCCGGAGGCCACCCTGGCAACCCACGGCGCGGTGAGCGCCGAGACTGCCACCGCCATGGCCACCGGCGTGCGGGAGCGCTTTCACGCCCAGGTGAGCGTGGCGGTCACCGGCATTGCCGGGCCCACCGGCGGCACCCCCCAAAAACCCGTGGGCACGGTGTTCATCGCCGTGGCGGGGCCCAAAAGGGTGGAGGCCCGGCGGTTTGCCTTTCAGGGCGGCCGGGAACAGATCAAGGCGCAGACCGCCGAGGCCGCCCTCACCTGGCTCGTGGAGGAGCTCGCCCCATGA
- a CDS encoding glycosyltransferase: protein MINHPRVVRLEDYEPLIGAEAVDRILAKAKRLQDLHVVNVNSTYYGGGVAELLGSMTILMNQVGIKTGWRVIQGSPDFFSITKKMHNALQGGEINLTERKKQIYEEVVYENALRNHLEHDVVIIHDPQPLPFIRHYRKRGPWIWRCHVDMSAPHPGLWEYLTPFVEKYDAVIFSIPEYAQKLTTPQLFFMPAIDPFSIKNQPLPEEEIQERLDHYRIPTDLPLVVQVSRFDHWKDPKGVVEAFRLARREVDCTLVLLGNVATDDPEGPEIYESLLESQEERIIILSVQDTALVNALQRRAAVVLQKSLREGFGLTVAEAMWKGTPVIGGKVGGIRYQIEDGVNGFLVNTVEEAAARIVQLLKDPELRRRLGEAGRETVRQKFLLSRKLEQYLDLFAAFEANFTLKPLPPMTW from the coding sequence ATGATCAATCATCCCCGGGTAGTACGGCTCGAGGATTATGAGCCATTGATCGGAGCCGAGGCGGTGGACCGCATCCTCGCCAAGGCAAAGAGGCTTCAGGACCTGCACGTGGTCAATGTCAATTCCACCTATTACGGCGGCGGGGTGGCGGAGCTTTTAGGCTCCATGACCATCCTCATGAACCAGGTGGGGATCAAGACCGGCTGGCGGGTCATCCAGGGCTCGCCTGACTTTTTCAGCATCACCAAGAAGATGCATAACGCCCTCCAAGGCGGGGAGATCAACCTCACGGAGCGGAAAAAGCAGATTTACGAGGAGGTGGTCTACGAGAATGCCCTGCGCAACCACCTGGAGCATGACGTGGTCATCATCCACGATCCCCAGCCCCTGCCCTTCATCCGCCACTACCGCAAGCGGGGCCCCTGGATCTGGCGCTGTCATGTGGACATGAGCGCCCCGCACCCGGGTCTGTGGGAGTACCTGACCCCCTTCGTGGAGAAATACGACGCAGTGATCTTCAGCATCCCGGAGTATGCCCAGAAGCTTACCACCCCGCAGCTCTTTTTCATGCCCGCCATCGACCCCTTCTCCATCAAGAACCAGCCCCTCCCGGAAGAGGAGATCCAGGAGCGCCTGGACCATTACCGTATCCCCACGGACCTGCCGCTGGTGGTGCAGGTGTCCCGCTTCGATCACTGGAAGGACCCTAAAGGCGTGGTGGAGGCCTTCCGCCTCGCCCGCCGGGAGGTGGACTGCACTCTGGTATTATTGGGCAATGTGGCCACCGACGACCCGGAGGGCCCGGAGATTTACGAATCGCTCCTGGAGAGCCAGGAGGAGCGCATCATCATCCTGTCGGTGCAGGACACCGCCCTGGTGAACGCCTTGCAGCGCCGGGCGGCGGTGGTGCTGCAGAAATCCTTGCGGGAGGGCTTCGGCCTCACCGTGGCCGAGGCCATGTGGAAGGGCACGCCGGTCATCGGCGGCAAGGTGGGGGGCATCCGCTACCAGATCGAGGACGGGGTCAACGGCTTTTTGGTGAATACCGTGGAGGAGGCGGCGGCCCGCATCGTGCAGCTCCTCAAAGACCCGGAGCTCCGCCGTCGCCTGGGGGAGGCCGGCCGGGAGACGGTGCGGCAGAAGTTTCTCCTGAGCCGCAAACTGGAGCAGTATCTGGACCTTTTCGCCGCCTTTGAGGCCAATTTCACCCTGAAACCCTTGCCGCCTATGACGTGGTAA
- the alaS gene encoding alanine--tRNA ligase: MNSRDVRRTFLDYFAAKGHTIVPSSSLVPHGDPTLLFTNAGMVQFKRCFLGEEQRPYTRAASSQKCVRAGGKHNDLENVGYTARHHTFFEMLGNFSFGDYFKAGAIEMAWELLTEKYGLPKDRLWATVFYDDDEAAELWQKIAGLPPERIVRLGEKDNFWAMGDTGPCGPCSEIVIDQGEAMACGPDCGIGRCECDRYLEIWNLVFMQFNRSAKGELTPLPKPSIDTGMGLERLCAVVQGVRSNFDTDLLRPIIARVEDLAGLAYGGADRQKNVAFRVLADHARATAFLIADGVLPSNEGRGYVLRRIMRRALRFGRLLGLRTPFFPQVVASVVELMGEVYPELLQARSLMQQVVTGEEERFAVTLDHGLKLLSEELAGLTAAGRDTLPGEVAFRLYDTYGFPLDLVQDALRESGLKLDLEGFEAHMQRQREASRAAWRGGEGEVPEVYQELATWPPTHFLGYETLEAESTILALIRHETAGDQAVAGEEVEVVTTATPFYGEAGGQVGDTGWITGEGFRIEVTNTQKLPNDLIVHQGVVKEGVVRVNDRAHLAVDRERRLATARHHTATHILQALLQKHLGPHVKQSGSLVTPERLRFDFTHFAPIDRETLKLLELDLNRAVVENRPVEVALLSMDEALALGAMALFEEKYGDRVRLVAIPEVSRELCGGTHVQRTGDIGLIKIVSEGGIAAGIRRIEAVCGPEAVRLVQEEEDELLKAASLLKAGKTELLGRLEKLLQRVRELEKQAETLKSKLAAAQAGDLLAQVQQVNGVPVLALEVEAPDPKSLRETAANLLQRLKSGIVVLGSRADDKALLIALVSQDLTARFSAGDLIRELAPVVGGSGGGRRDMAQAGGPLKEKLPQALSQALTVVAQSAQK; encoded by the coding sequence ATGAACAGCCGGGACGTGCGCCGCACCTTCCTCGACTACTTCGCCGCCAAGGGGCACACCATCGTGCCCAGCTCTTCCCTGGTGCCCCACGGGGATCCCACCCTGCTCTTCACCAACGCCGGCATGGTGCAGTTCAAGCGCTGCTTCCTGGGCGAGGAGCAGCGCCCCTACACCCGGGCCGCTAGCTCCCAGAAGTGCGTGCGGGCCGGCGGCAAGCACAACGACCTGGAAAATGTGGGCTATACCGCCCGGCACCACACCTTCTTTGAGATGCTGGGCAACTTCTCCTTCGGCGACTACTTCAAGGCCGGCGCCATCGAGATGGCCTGGGAGCTCTTGACGGAGAAGTACGGCCTCCCCAAGGACCGCCTCTGGGCCACCGTCTTTTATGACGACGATGAGGCCGCGGAGCTGTGGCAGAAAATCGCCGGCCTCCCGCCGGAGCGCATCGTGCGGCTGGGGGAGAAGGACAACTTCTGGGCCATGGGCGACACCGGCCCCTGCGGGCCCTGCTCCGAGATCGTCATCGACCAGGGCGAGGCCATGGCCTGCGGCCCCGACTGCGGCATCGGCCGCTGCGAGTGCGACCGCTACCTGGAGATCTGGAACCTGGTCTTCATGCAGTTCAACCGCAGCGCCAAGGGCGAGCTCACCCCTCTGCCCAAGCCCAGCATCGACACCGGCATGGGCCTGGAGCGCCTGTGCGCCGTGGTCCAGGGGGTGAGGAGCAATTTCGACACCGACCTCTTGCGCCCCATCATCGCTCGGGTGGAGGACCTGGCGGGCCTGGCCTACGGGGGAGCCGACCGCCAGAAGAACGTGGCCTTCCGGGTCCTGGCGGACCACGCCCGGGCCACCGCCTTTCTCATCGCCGACGGGGTGCTCCCCAGCAACGAAGGCCGGGGCTATGTGCTGCGGCGCATCATGCGCCGGGCCCTGCGCTTCGGGCGCCTTTTGGGCCTCAGGACCCCCTTCTTCCCCCAGGTGGTGGCCAGTGTGGTGGAGCTCATGGGCGAGGTCTACCCGGAGCTCCTTCAGGCTCGCAGCCTCATGCAACAGGTGGTAACCGGCGAAGAGGAGCGCTTCGCCGTCACTTTGGACCACGGCCTGAAACTCCTCTCCGAAGAGCTGGCCGGACTCACCGCCGCCGGCCGGGACACCCTCCCCGGCGAGGTGGCCTTCCGCCTCTATGACACCTACGGCTTTCCTCTGGACCTGGTGCAGGACGCCTTACGGGAAAGCGGCCTCAAACTGGACCTGGAGGGCTTCGAGGCCCATATGCAGCGCCAGCGGGAGGCCTCCCGGGCCGCCTGGCGGGGCGGTGAGGGAGAGGTCCCGGAGGTCTACCAGGAGCTGGCCACCTGGCCCCCCACCCACTTTCTGGGCTATGAAACCCTGGAGGCGGAAAGCACGATTTTGGCCCTCATCCGCCACGAAACCGCGGGGGATCAGGCCGTGGCCGGCGAGGAGGTGGAGGTGGTGACCACCGCCACCCCCTTCTATGGCGAGGCCGGCGGCCAGGTGGGGGACACCGGTTGGATCACCGGCGAAGGCTTCAGGATTGAGGTGACCAACACCCAGAAGCTGCCCAACGACCTCATCGTGCACCAGGGCGTGGTCAAAGAAGGGGTGGTCCGGGTCAACGACCGGGCCCATCTGGCGGTGGACCGGGAGCGCCGCCTGGCCACCGCCCGGCACCACACCGCCACCCATATCTTACAGGCCCTGCTCCAGAAGCACCTGGGGCCGCATGTGAAGCAGTCGGGGTCGCTGGTCACCCCGGAGCGCCTGCGCTTTGACTTCACCCACTTCGCGCCCATCGACCGGGAGACCCTGAAGCTCCTGGAGCTGGACCTCAACCGGGCGGTGGTGGAGAACCGGCCGGTGGAGGTGGCCCTGCTGAGCATGGATGAGGCCCTGGCCCTGGGCGCCATGGCCCTCTTTGAGGAGAAATACGGCGATAGGGTGCGCCTGGTGGCCATCCCCGAGGTCAGCCGGGAACTCTGCGGCGGCACTCACGTGCAGCGCACCGGCGACATCGGCCTCATCAAAATCGTCAGCGAAGGGGGGATCGCCGCCGGCATCCGCCGCATCGAGGCGGTCTGTGGGCCCGAGGCGGTGCGCCTGGTGCAGGAGGAGGAGGACGAGCTCCTGAAGGCCGCCTCGCTCCTTAAGGCCGGCAAAACGGAGCTTTTAGGGCGGCTGGAGAAGCTCCTGCAGCGGGTGCGGGAGCTGGAGAAGCAGGCCGAGACCCTGAAGAGCAAGTTGGCCGCCGCCCAGGCCGGGGATCTCCTGGCCCAGGTGCAGCAGGTGAACGGCGTCCCCGTCCTGGCCCTGGAGGTGGAGGCCCCGGACCCCAAGAGCCTCCGGGAGACTGCGGCCAACCTGCTGCAGCGCCTGAAGAGCGGTATTGTGGTCCTGGGGAGCCGGGCCGACGACAAGGCTCTCCTCATCGCCCTGGTCTCCCAGGACCTGACCGCCCGCTTCAGCGCCGGGGACCTCATCCGGGAGCTGGCGCCGGTGGTGGGCGGGAGCGGCGGCGGCCGCCGGGACATGGCCCAGGCGGGCGGCCCCTTGAAGGAGAAACTCCCCCAGGCCCTCTCCCAGGCCCTCACGGTGGTGGCCCAAAGCGCCCAGAAGTGA
- a CDS encoding phosphatidylglycerophosphatase A — protein MALATLGGVGRLPLAPGTWGSLAVLPLWWLLRPRGLVVYSLLVLGLTLAGLMSAGSAAEALGRRDHPAVVIDEAAGQLLALAWLAPSWPAGLLGFLLFRLLDILKPWPLKALEHLPGSFGVMADDLAAGALAGLAAWLLLWLGGYGNG, from the coding sequence GTGGCGCTGGCCACCCTGGGCGGGGTGGGCCGCCTGCCTCTGGCTCCCGGCACCTGGGGCTCCCTGGCGGTGTTGCCCCTGTGGTGGCTGCTCCGCCCGCGCGGGCTGGTGGTTTACAGCCTCCTCGTGCTGGGGCTGACCCTGGCCGGGCTCATGTCCGCAGGCAGCGCCGCCGAAGCCCTGGGGCGCCGTGACCACCCCGCCGTCGTCATCGATGAAGCCGCCGGCCAGCTTCTGGCCCTGGCGTGGCTGGCGCCTTCCTGGCCCGCGGGCCTCCTGGGCTTTCTCCTCTTTCGGCTCCTGGACATCCTCAAGCCCTGGCCCCTGAAGGCACTGGAACACCTCCCCGGGAGCTTCGGGGTGATGGCGGACGACCTGGCCGCGGGCGCCCTGGCCGGTCTGGCGGCGTGGCTGCTGCTGTGGCTGGGGGGATATGGAAACGGGTGA
- the qatC gene encoding Qat anti-phage system QueC-like protein QatC, which yields MTRIYFRAPGERGRPPGKADLILDLEEQGCEAGLPLHHNLWSLPRPAGTAGEAVGSALLTAVAVWAADKILPRSVTPDAWTRDITLMLPASAAWAGLRRPLEELLQFLTGDRWRLEFREAELALPVSGSRESSFVAEAVVLFSGGLDSLAGAIDLLRDGQRLLLVSHYDYGQLAQVQQALATALAEHFGPDHVQHLAVRLQCPEALELTLRSRSFLYLTLGLTAAAGFGPEVPVVVPENGWIALNPPLTLNRLGAYSTRTAHPRFLQGLASLWQAMGLEHPLVNPYAWLTKGEVLARCRNPDLLDRLAPLSVSCARPVASRWRRLGRGSCGYCYPCLLRRAALHRVDMDDAGHYLRDALADPEVFRGRVTGADLRALLLALKTWQTAPEAILARVVPPGAPDTGREATWEQIHRLLAAGFAEVAALLRDRGGPWLREYLGRGREG from the coding sequence GTGACCCGGATCTATTTTAGGGCTCCGGGGGAACGGGGGCGGCCTCCCGGGAAGGCGGACCTGATCCTGGATTTGGAGGAGCAGGGATGCGAGGCAGGTCTGCCCCTGCACCATAACCTGTGGTCCTTGCCTCGCCCCGCGGGAACCGCCGGGGAAGCAGTGGGGTCCGCCCTGCTCACCGCCGTGGCAGTCTGGGCGGCGGACAAAATCCTCCCCCGCTCCGTCACGCCGGATGCCTGGACCCGGGACATCACCTTGATGCTCCCGGCCTCCGCCGCCTGGGCCGGCCTGCGCCGCCCCCTGGAAGAGCTCCTCCAGTTCCTCACCGGAGACCGCTGGCGCCTGGAGTTCCGGGAAGCGGAGTTGGCCCTGCCGGTATCCGGGAGCCGGGAGTCTTCCTTCGTGGCCGAGGCAGTGGTGCTCTTCTCCGGCGGCCTGGACTCCCTGGCCGGGGCCATCGACCTCCTAAGAGACGGCCAGCGGCTCCTTTTGGTGAGCCACTATGACTACGGCCAGCTGGCCCAGGTGCAGCAGGCCCTGGCCACCGCCCTGGCGGAGCATTTCGGGCCGGACCATGTGCAGCATCTGGCCGTGCGCCTGCAATGCCCCGAGGCTCTGGAGCTGACCCTGCGCAGCCGCTCCTTCCTTTACCTCACCCTGGGGCTGACCGCGGCAGCAGGTTTCGGGCCGGAGGTGCCGGTGGTGGTGCCGGAAAACGGCTGGATCGCCCTCAATCCCCCCCTGACCTTGAACCGCCTGGGCGCTTACAGCACCCGCACCGCCCATCCCCGCTTCCTTCAGGGTCTGGCAAGCCTCTGGCAAGCTATGGGGCTGGAGCATCCCCTGGTCAATCCGTACGCCTGGCTCACCAAAGGCGAAGTGCTGGCCCGCTGCCGGAACCCGGATCTGCTCGACCGCCTGGCGCCTCTCAGCGTCTCCTGCGCCCGGCCGGTGGCGAGCCGCTGGCGAAGGCTGGGCCGCGGCTCTTGCGGTTACTGTTACCCTTGCCTGCTGAGGCGGGCGGCCCTGCACCGGGTGGATATGGATGACGCCGGCCACTATCTCCGGGACGCCCTGGCCGATCCGGAGGTCTTCCGGGGCCGGGTGACCGGGGCGGATCTGAGGGCGCTTCTGTTGGCCCTGAAGACCTGGCAGACTGCCCCTGAGGCCATCCTGGCCCGGGTGGTCCCGCCTGGAGCCCCTGACACAGGCCGGGAGGCGACCTGGGAACAGATTCACCGGCTGCTGGCGGCCGGGTTTGCAGAGGTCGCCGCCCTTCTCCGGGACCGGGGCGGCCCCTGGTTGCGGGAGTATCTGGGCAGGGGAAGGGAGGGCTGA
- a CDS encoding MFS transporter — MASLSPRRLQLVVFALVAAAFSNIYITQPVLPVLQAEFGVSPTLASLTVSAVIAGLAAANLPFGWLADRSGIKTLLALGGAMVAGAGLWGAMTHSFPLLVAARLVQGLFLPALSSCLAAYLSTTLPPERLNVVMGSYVAATVAGGLGGRLLGGWLHPPLHWRWALVSAAGLVAAATLAAVFWLPGEEAGERPPEGGEGYLALLARGDLRPPYVCALTGMSVFAAVFNYLPFYLAGPPFFSSTQAITLMYLTYLTGIVVAPTAGRLSDRLGNGPAMAGGSVLMAAALLLTLLPARPAIVAALLLLCTGFFALHAAAAGALNRKLAASRGRANSLYVLLYYLGGAGGITLSGLCYTRAAWPGVVALGVLTLAVPMSAGLRESRQSRRPAD; from the coding sequence ATGGCTTCCCTCAGTCCTCGGCGCCTGCAACTGGTGGTCTTTGCCCTGGTGGCGGCCGCCTTCAGCAACATCTATATCACCCAGCCGGTCTTGCCGGTCCTCCAGGCCGAGTTCGGGGTCAGCCCCACCCTGGCCTCCCTGACGGTGTCGGCGGTAATCGCCGGGCTGGCGGCGGCCAACCTTCCCTTCGGCTGGCTGGCGGACCGCTCGGGCATCAAAACGCTCCTGGCCCTGGGGGGTGCCATGGTGGCCGGGGCCGGGCTTTGGGGCGCGATGACCCACTCTTTCCCCCTGCTGGTGGCCGCCCGGCTGGTGCAGGGCCTGTTCCTGCCCGCCCTTTCCAGTTGCCTGGCCGCCTATCTCTCCACCACCCTGCCTCCGGAACGCCTCAACGTGGTCATGGGGTCTTATGTGGCGGCCACGGTGGCGGGCGGGCTGGGAGGACGCCTCTTGGGGGGCTGGCTGCACCCGCCTCTGCATTGGCGCTGGGCCCTGGTCAGCGCCGCGGGGCTGGTGGCCGCCGCCACCCTGGCCGCGGTCTTCTGGCTGCCGGGAGAGGAAGCCGGGGAACGCCCGCCAGAAGGAGGTGAAGGCTATCTTGCCCTTTTGGCCCGGGGGGACCTCCGGCCCCCCTATGTGTGCGCCCTCACGGGCATGTCGGTTTTTGCCGCGGTGTTCAATTACCTCCCCTTTTATCTGGCCGGGCCGCCCTTTTTCTCTTCTACCCAGGCCATCACCCTGATGTATCTCACCTACCTCACCGGCATCGTGGTGGCCCCCACGGCCGGGCGCCTGAGCGACCGCCTGGGGAACGGCCCGGCCATGGCCGGCGGAAGTGTGCTGATGGCCGCAGCCCTGCTCCTCACCCTCCTCCCGGCCCGGCCAGCCATTGTGGCGGCCCTGCTCCTGCTGTGCACCGGCTTTTTCGCCCTGCACGCCGCCGCCGCCGGCGCCCTCAACCGCAAGCTGGCGGCCAGCCGGGGGCGGGCCAACTCCCTTTACGTGCTCCTTTACTACCTGGGCGGGGCCGGGGGCATCACCTTAAGCGGCCTCTGTTACACCCGGGCGGCCTGGCCAGGGGTGGTGGCCCTGGGAGTCCTCACCCTGGCGGTGCCGATGAGCGCCGGGCTGCGGGAGAGCCGGCAGAGCCGCCGTCCGGCTGACTGA
- a CDS encoding NAD-binding protein, with the protein MKFLPSQLMYFLQSREATQKVRSLLKFIAFLSVLVVIYSILFHFLMEYEGREYSWVTGFYWVLVVMSTLGFGDITFTSDLGRIFSIIVLLSGIIFLLVMLPFTFITFFYAPWLEAQSKLRVPRELPEDVQGHVIFTSFDPLTISLVERLRHYQRPYVILTPDIQQALELIDQGYQVVGGELDDPEVYRRLRVAKAAMVVANNDDMKNTNITFTVREVSPGVPIVTNADLEESIDILQLAGSTHVFQFMKMLGQALARRALGVSPRANVIGRFDRLLIAEAAARLTPWVGQTLAESGIRPTTGVNVVGLWERGRFESPRPESVITPTSVLVLAGTEEQLAHYDDFMAGVGEVSGPILILGGGRVGRAAAAALEERGLDFRIVENNPEFIEKDERYIFGSAADLDTLIRAGIQKTPSIFITTHTDDLNIYLTIYCRRLRPEVQIISRATLDRNISILYTAGANLVMSAASLAANTIFNLLISEKVLMVSEGLNIFRVRTHPLLAGRTIRESRIREDTGCTIIALKTDDTLELNPDPDRHLRMRDELILIGTAEAEKLFITRYPERA; encoded by the coding sequence ATGAAATTCCTGCCGTCCCAGTTAATGTATTTTCTCCAGAGCCGGGAGGCCACCCAAAAGGTCCGCAGCCTCCTGAAGTTCATCGCCTTTTTGTCTGTCCTGGTGGTGATCTACAGTATCCTCTTCCACTTTCTCATGGAGTATGAAGGGCGGGAGTATTCCTGGGTCACCGGGTTTTACTGGGTCCTGGTGGTCATGTCCACCCTGGGCTTCGGGGACATCACCTTCACCTCGGATCTGGGCCGCATCTTCTCCATCATTGTGCTGCTGTCGGGGATCATCTTCCTCTTGGTGATGCTGCCGTTCACCTTCATCACCTTTTTCTATGCCCCCTGGCTGGAGGCCCAGTCCAAGCTCCGGGTGCCCCGGGAGCTGCCGGAGGACGTCCAGGGGCATGTCATCTTCACCAGCTTCGACCCTCTCACCATCAGCCTGGTGGAGCGCCTGCGCCATTACCAGCGGCCGTACGTCATCCTCACCCCCGATATCCAGCAGGCTTTGGAGCTCATCGATCAAGGCTACCAGGTGGTGGGCGGGGAGCTGGATGACCCGGAGGTTTATCGACGCCTCAGGGTGGCCAAAGCCGCCATGGTGGTGGCCAACAATGACGACATGAAAAACACCAACATCACCTTCACCGTGCGGGAGGTGTCGCCTGGCGTCCCCATTGTTACCAACGCCGATCTGGAAGAGTCCATCGACATCCTGCAGCTGGCAGGGAGCACCCATGTCTTTCAGTTTATGAAGATGCTGGGCCAGGCTTTGGCCCGGAGGGCCCTGGGAGTGAGCCCCCGGGCCAATGTCATCGGCCGCTTCGACCGCCTGCTCATCGCCGAGGCCGCCGCCCGGCTGACCCCGTGGGTGGGGCAGACCCTGGCGGAGAGCGGCATCCGCCCCACCACCGGGGTCAATGTGGTGGGTCTGTGGGAGCGGGGCCGCTTTGAGTCCCCCCGCCCCGAGAGCGTCATCACTCCCACCTCAGTCCTGGTGCTGGCCGGCACCGAGGAGCAATTGGCCCACTACGACGACTTCATGGCGGGGGTGGGGGAGGTGAGCGGGCCCATCCTGATCCTGGGGGGCGGCCGGGTGGGTCGGGCCGCGGCGGCGGCCCTGGAGGAGCGGGGCCTGGATTTTCGCATTGTGGAAAACAACCCGGAGTTCATTGAGAAAGACGAGCGTTACATCTTTGGCAGCGCCGCTGACCTGGACACCCTCATCAGGGCGGGGATCCAGAAGACCCCTTCCATCTTCATCACCACCCACACGGATGACCTCAACATCTACCTCACCATTTACTGTCGGCGGCTGAGGCCGGAGGTGCAGATCATCAGCCGGGCCACCCTGGACCGCAACATCAGCATCCTCTACACCGCCGGGGCCAACCTGGTGATGTCCGCCGCTTCCCTGGCGGCCAACACCATCTTCAACCTCCTCATCAGCGAGAAGGTGCTCATGGTGAGTGAGGGCCTGAATATCTTCCGGGTCCGGACCCATCCCCTGCTGGCGGGACGCACGATCCGGGAGAGCCGCATCCGGGAGGACACTGGCTGCACCATCATCGCCCTAAAAACGGACGACACCCTGGAACTCAACCCCGACCCGGACCGGCATCTCCGGATGCGGGACGAGCTCATCCTCATCGGCACCGCCGAGGCGGAAAAGCTGTTCATCACCCGCTATCCGGAGCGGGCCTGA
- the thpR gene encoding RNA 2',3'-cyclic phosphodiesterase: MIRAFLAIDLPCGLRPLMERVMAELKKCDAEVRWVPVGNVHLTLKFFGEVSEVQVEEITRAALPIARSQPPFRLQLAGAGAFPSPRSPRVVWVGVTGELGPLAALQRQLEAAFEGLGFPREDRPFAPHLTVGRVKSSRGRDGLVRCLAGLPPFESEPFEVREIVLYRSKLSPQGATYLPLRVIPLGGGA, encoded by the coding sequence ATGATCCGGGCCTTTCTCGCCATCGACCTGCCCTGCGGTCTTCGGCCCCTCATGGAGCGGGTGATGGCGGAGCTGAAAAAGTGCGACGCCGAAGTGCGCTGGGTGCCGGTGGGCAATGTGCACCTCACCCTGAAATTCTTCGGGGAGGTGAGCGAAGTCCAGGTGGAGGAGATCACCCGGGCCGCCCTGCCCATCGCCCGCTCCCAGCCCCCTTTCCGCCTGCAGCTGGCCGGGGCCGGGGCCTTTCCCAGCCCCAGAAGCCCCCGGGTGGTCTGGGTGGGGGTGACCGGCGAACTGGGGCCGCTTGCGGCTCTGCAGCGGCAACTGGAGGCGGCCTTTGAGGGCCTGGGCTTCCCCCGGGAGGACCGGCCCTTTGCGCCGCACCTCACCGTGGGCCGGGTGAAGAGCTCCAGGGGCCGGGACGGCCTGGTGCGCTGCCTGGCGGGCCTGCCGCCCTTTGAGAGCGAGCCCTTCGAGGTGCGGGAGATTGTCCTCTATCGCAGCAAGCTCTCCCCCCAGGGGGCCACATATCTGCCCCTGAGGGTGATCCCTTTGGGAGGCGGGGCATGA